The following proteins come from a genomic window of Lolium rigidum isolate FL_2022 chromosome 5, APGP_CSIRO_Lrig_0.1, whole genome shotgun sequence:
- the LOC124651504 gene encoding L-ascorbate oxidase-like, producing MLPPAPRPLLVAAAVLWFCLAVTNAKVHHYDWDISYQHKSPDCFEKLAVTVNGEAPGPTIRATQGDTIVVTVNNKLETENTAIHWHGIRQIDTPWADGVAGVTQCPILPGETFTYKFVVDRAGTYLYHAHYGMQRVAGLNGMIVVTVPDGVREPFTYDEEHTILLQDWWHKSVYDQATGLSAKPFVFVGEPQSLLINGRGMFNCSNLATPTGSCNNSRPDCTLPALFSIVPGKTYLLRLGSLTSLSSLSFEIEGHSMTVVEADGHYVRPFVVRNLFIYSGETYSVLFKADQDPRRNYWATSHIVGRNATMTPSGKAVVSYAGNDPRKTPPTVPTNGPAWDNTAIRVEQSKSILAHPGYVVPVPVRADRTLLLLNTQNNIDGHIKWTINGVSLHFPATPYLVSMKHGLTDAYDQRPPLDTYDHRGHDISAPAPTNGTIGSPVYRLAFDSVVDVVLQNSNMLNNKSETHPWHLHGHDFWVLGHGDGKFNPTADAWRLLNVKDPIMKNTVPLHPDGWTAIRFHANNPGVWLFHCHVEAHVFMGMGVVFEEGVESVGRLPSSIMGCGHSKGLH from the exons AtgctgccgccggcgccgaggCCACTGCTTGTTGCCGCGGCCGTGCTCTGGTTTTGCCTCGCGGTGACGAATGCCAAGGTACACCACTACGACTGGGACATCTCATACCAGCACAAGTCCCCCGACTGCTTTGAGAAGCTCGCCGTCACCGTCAATGGCGAGGCCCCCGGCCCGACCATCCGCGCCACGCAGGGCGACACCATCGTCGTCACCGTGAATAACAAGCTCGAGACCGAGAACACCGCCATCCACTGGCATGGCATTCGTCAGATTGACACGCCCTGGGCTGACGGCGTCGCCGGCGTGACGCAGTGCCCCATCCTACCTGGCGAGACTTTCACCTACAAATTCGTCGTCGACAGG GCGGGCACGTATCTGTACCATGCGCACTACGGCATGCAGCGAGTGGCGGGGCTCAACGGCATGATCGTCGTGACCGTGCCGGATGGCGTCAGGGAGCCCTTCACGTACGACGAGGAGCACACTATCCTCCTCCAAGACTGGTGGCACAAGAGCGTCTACGACCAGGCCACGGGCCTCTCCGCCAAACCCTTTGTCTTCGTCGGTGAGCCCCAGTCTCTACTCATCAATGGCCGAGGAATGTTCAACTGCTCGAACCTTGCTACCCCCACCGGATCGTGCAACAACTCCCGCCCGGACTGCACATTGCCTGCTCTATTCTCCATCGTGCCGGGGAAGACATACCTCCTCCGCCTCGGCAGCCTCACGTCGCTCTCGTCACTCAGCTTCGAGATTGAAGGCCACTCTATGACGGTGGTGGAGGCCGATGGGCACTACGTCCGGCCGTTCGTGGTGAGGAACCTCTTCATCTACTCTGGCGAGACATACTCCGTGTTGTTCAAGGCCGACCAAGACCCGAGGCGGAACTACTGGGCCACGTCCCACATTGTCGGCCGCAACGCCACCATGACACCAAGCGGCAAGGCCGTCGTGAGCTATGCCGGCAACGACCCGCGGAAGACACCGCCCACTGTGCCAACGAACGGCCCAGCATGGGACAACACGGCCATCAGGGTGGAGCAGAGCAAGTCCATCCTCGCACATCCGGGCTACGTCGTCCCGGTGCCAGTGAGAGCTGACCGCACGCTGCTTCTGCTCAACACACAGAACAACATCGACGGCCACATCAAGTGGACAATCAACGGTGTGTCCCTCCACTTTCCGGCCACGCCCTACCTCGTGTCTATGAAGCACGGCCTCACCGATGCATATGATCAGCGCCCACCTCTAGACACCTACGACCACAGGGGCCATGACATCTCCGCTCCGGCGCCAACAAACGGGACTATTGGCAGCCCGGTGTACCGACTGGCATTTGACTCCGTGGTGGACGTGGTGCTGCAGAACTCCAACATGCTCAACAACAAGAGTGAGACGCACCCGTGGCACCTCCATGGACACGACTTCTGGGTGCTTGGACACGGGGATGGCAAGTTCAACCCGACAGCGGATGCATGGAGGCTACTGAATGTGAAAGACCCAATCATGAAGAACACGGTGCCGCTACACCCAGACGGCTGGACGGCGATAAGGTTCCACGCGAACAACCCGGGGGTGTGGCTCTTCCACTGCCACGTCGAGGCACATGTGTTCATGGGTATGGGAGTTGTGTTCGAGGAGGGCGTGGAGAGTGTTGGACGCCTACCGTCGTCCATCATGGGGTGTGGACATTCCAAGGGACTGCATTGA